From Streptomyces griseorubiginosus, one genomic window encodes:
- a CDS encoding glycosyltransferase, with protein sequence MHVLVVHNRYASAQPSGENKVVDQEVRLLRDGGHRVELFERRSDDIGAMSLLAKVAVPLRVPWNAAVRRELADRLRTERPDVVHVHNVFPLLSPAVLAACADAGVPAVATLHNYTQVCPPGTLQRDGKPCTECVGSTPLPAVRHGCYRNSRLATVPLAVSLSANRRRWWSGVERFLCISAAQRDVLVNAGMPAERLAVKHNFVPDPDARRTDAGEHVLYLGRLAEAKGVRLLMAAWDELAASGGVGVPLVIAGTGPLEAEVTAWAAGRDDVRYVGLYDTAECQKAIARSIAVVAPSTWLEAFGLVVVEAMAAGVPVVAAGHGAFVELVDDGVTGLLHRPGESASLASCIRTIAAEPARNRDMGEAARRRYEQGFSPAVGLDRLVDEYRTAIAGRSALTRGGDTRASWGDGNSR encoded by the coding sequence CGAGTTGTTCGAGCGGCGCAGCGACGACATCGGCGCCATGTCCCTCCTCGCCAAGGTCGCGGTGCCCCTGCGGGTGCCGTGGAACGCGGCGGTCCGCAGGGAACTCGCCGACCGGCTCCGCACCGAGCGCCCGGACGTCGTCCACGTCCACAACGTCTTCCCGCTCCTGTCGCCCGCGGTGCTCGCCGCCTGCGCCGACGCCGGAGTGCCCGCCGTGGCGACGCTGCACAACTACACCCAGGTCTGCCCGCCCGGCACCCTGCAACGGGACGGCAAGCCGTGCACCGAGTGCGTCGGGTCGACCCCGCTGCCCGCCGTCCGGCACGGCTGCTACCGGAACTCCCGCCTCGCGACCGTGCCGCTGGCGGTCAGCCTGTCGGCCAACCGGCGGCGGTGGTGGTCCGGCGTGGAGCGCTTCCTCTGCATCTCCGCGGCGCAGCGGGACGTCCTGGTGAATGCCGGGATGCCGGCCGAGCGGCTGGCGGTGAAGCACAACTTCGTGCCCGACCCGGACGCCCGCCGCACGGACGCCGGCGAGCACGTGCTGTATCTCGGCCGGCTCGCGGAGGCCAAGGGCGTACGGCTGCTCATGGCCGCGTGGGACGAGCTCGCGGCGAGCGGCGGTGTGGGAGTACCGCTCGTGATCGCCGGCACGGGACCACTGGAGGCCGAGGTCACCGCCTGGGCGGCGGGCCGGGACGACGTCCGGTACGTCGGCCTGTACGACACGGCGGAGTGCCAGAAGGCCATCGCGCGGTCGATCGCCGTGGTGGCTCCCTCCACGTGGCTGGAGGCGTTCGGCCTGGTGGTCGTGGAGGCGATGGCGGCCGGGGTCCCGGTCGTCGCCGCCGGCCACGGCGCCTTCGTCGAACTCGTCGACGACGGGGTGACCGGGCTGCTGCACCGGCCGGGCGAGTCCGCCTCGCTCGCGTCCTGCATACGCACGATCGCGGCCGAACCGGCCCGCAACCGGGACATGGGTGAGGCGGCCCGGCGCCGTTACGAACAGGGTTTCAGCCCGGCGGTCGGCCTCGACCGCCTGGTTGACGAGTACCGCACCGCGATCGCGGGTCGGTCAGCACTGACTCGCGGCGGGGACACCCGCGCGAGCTGGGGGGATGGGAACAGCAGATGA